A genome region from Maylandia zebra isolate NMK-2024a linkage group LG6, Mzebra_GT3a, whole genome shotgun sequence includes the following:
- the smc3 gene encoding structural maintenance of chromosomes protein 3 — MYIKQVIIQGFRSYRDQTVVDPFSPKHNVIVGRNGSGKSNFFYAIQFVLSDEFSHLRPEQRLALLHEGTGPRVISAFVEIIFDNSDNRLPIDKEEVSLRRVIGAKKDQYFLDKKMVTKNDVMNLLESAGFSRSNPYYIVKQGKINQMATAPDSQRLKLLREVAGTRVYDERKEESISLMKETEGKREKINELLKYIEERLHTLEDEKEELAQYQKWDKMRRALEYTIYNQELNETRAKLDELSTKRETCGDKSRQLRDAQQDARDKVEETERVVRELKSKISAMKEEREQLSAERQEQIKQRTKLELKAKDLQDELAGNSEQRKRLLKERQKLLEKIEEKQKELQETEPKFNMVKEKEERGISRLAQATQERTDLYAKQGRGSQFTSKEERDKWIKKELKSLDQAINDKKRQIAAIHKDLEDTEANKEKNLEQYNKLDQDLNEVKTRVEELDKKYYEVKNKKDELQSERNYLWREENAEQQALAAKREDLEKKQQLLRAATGKAILNGIDSINKVLEHFRRKGINQHVINGYHGIVMNNFECEPAFYTCVEVTAGTRLFYHIVETDEVSTKILMEFNKMNLPGEVTFLPLSKLDVRDTAYPETNDAIPMISKLRYSSNFDKAFKHVFGKTLICRSMEVSTQLARAFTMDCITLEGDQVSHRGALTGGYYDTRKSRLELQKDMRKAEEELGELEAKLNENLRRNIERINNEIDQLMNQMQQIETQQRKFKASRDSILSEMKMLKEKRQQSEKTFMPKQRSLQSLEASLHAMESTRESLKAELGTDLLSQLSLEDQRRVDDLNDEIRQLQQDNRQLLNERIKLEGIMTRVETYLNENLRKRLDQVEQELNELRETEGGTVLTATTSELDGINKRVKETLARSEDLDSLIDKTEAEIKEHIKSMERWKNIEKEQNDAINHDTKELEKMTNRQGMLLKKKEECMKKIRELGSLPQEAFEKYQTLTLKQLFRKLEQCNTELKKYSHVNKKALDQFVNFSEQKEKLIKRQDELDRGYKSIMELMNVLELRKYEAIQLTFKQVSKNFSEVFQKLVPGGKATLVMKKGDAEGSQSQDEGEGGADSERGSGSQSSVPSVDQFTGVGIRVSFTGKQGEMREMQQLSGGQKSLVALALIFAIQKCDPAPFYLFDEIDQALDAQHRKAVSDMIVELAGHAQFITTTFRPELLESADKFYGVKFRNKVSHIDVITAEQAKDFVEDDTTHG, encoded by the exons ATGTATATTAAACAG GTGATCATTCAGGGGTTCCGAAGTTACAGGGACCAAACTGTGGTAGACCCTTTTAGCCCAAAGCACAATGTCATCG TTGGGAGGAATGGATCAGGAAAAAGTAACTTTTTCTATG ccatcCAGTTTGTGCTCAGTGATGAATTCAGCCACCTGCGACCTGAACAACGCTTGGCCCTGCTCCAT GAGGGAACTGGTCCACGTGTCATTTCGGCTTTTGTGGAGATTATATTTGACAACTCTGACAACCGACTGCCG ATTGACAAAGAGGAAGTCTCCCTTCGTCGTGTCATTGGAGCAAAGAAGGACCAGTACTTTTTAGACAAGAAGATGGTGAC TAAGAATGATGTCATGAACCTTTTGGAGAGTGCTGGCTTCTCTCGGAGTAACCCCTACTACATTGTCAAGCAGGGAAAG ATCAACCAAATGGCCACAGCCCCTGACTCACAGCGTCTAAAGCTGCTGAGAGAGGTGGCAGGGACACGAGTGTATGATGAACGCAAAGAGGAGAGTATTTCCCTCATGAAGGAGACAG AGGGGAAGCGAGAGAAGATCAATGAACTGCTGAAATACATCGAGGAGCGTCTGCACACCTTGGAAGATGAAAAGGAAGAACTGGCTCAGTACCAGAAGTGGGACAAAATGAGAAGAGCTTTGGAGTACACAATCTACAACCAGGAGCTGAATGAAACCCGTGCCAAGCTGGATGAG TTGTCCACCAAGAGAGAAACCTGTGGAGACAAGTCCAGACAACTGCGTGATGCTCAGCAAGATGCCAGAGACAAAGTGGag GAAACGGAGCGTGTTGTGCGAGAGCTGAAGTCTAAGATCTCTGCCatgaaggaggagagagagcagctgTCGGCAGAGCGCCAGGAGCAGATCAAGCAGAGGACCAAACTCGAGTTGAAGGCCAAGGACCTGCAGGACGAGCTGGCAGGCAACAGTGAACAGAGG AAACGCTTGTTGAAGGAGCGTCAGAAGCTCCTGGAGAAAATTGAGGAGAAACAAAAAGAGCTGCAGGAGACTGAACCCAAGTTCAACATGGTCAAGGAAAAGGAGGAGCGGGGCATCTCCAG ATTAGCTCAAGCTACACAAGAGAGGACAGACTTGTATGCTAAGCAGGGTCGTGGCAGTCAGTTCACCTCTAAGGAAGAAAGGGACAAGTGGATCAAAAAGGAGTTGAAGTCTCTGGACCAGGCTATCAATGACAAAAAGAGGCAGATTGCTGCCATCcacaaagacctggaggacacaGAAGCAAACAAGGAGAAGAACCTCGAGCAGTATAAC AAACTCGATCAAGATCTGAATGAGGTCAAGACCCGTGTGGAGGAGCTGGACAAAAAGTATTATGAAGTGAAGAACAAGAAAGATGAACTGCAGAGCGAAAGAAA CTACCTGTGGCGTGAGGAGAACGCAGAGCAGCAGGCTCTGGCAGCCAAACGAGAGGACCTGGAGAAAAAACAGCAGCTCCTCAGAGCAGCCACCGGCAAG GCCATCTTGAACGGTATTGACAGCATCAACAAAGTCCTTGAGCATTTCCGTCGAAAGGGCATCAACCAGCATGTCATCAATGGTTATCATGGCATCGTCATGAATAACTTTGAATGTGAGCCTGCTTTTTACACCTGCGTGGAGGTTACAGCTGGGACCAG gctgTTTTACCACATTGTGGAGACTGATGAAGTGAGCACTAAAATACTCATGGAGTTCAACAAAATGAACTTGCCTGGAGAAGTCACATTCCTACCTCTGAGCAAGCTGGACGTCAGAGACACCGCCTACCCAGAAACCAAC GATGCCATCCCAATGATCAGCAAGCTCCGCTACAGTTCCAACTTTGACAAAGCCTTCAAGCACGTGTTTGGGAAGACCCTCATTTGTCGTAGCATGGAGGTTTCCACCCAGTTGGCAAGAGCTTTCACCATGGACTGTATTACTCTGGAGG GTGACCAAGTCAGCCACCGTGGAGCTCTGACAGGAGGATACTATGATACCAGAAAGTCTCGCCTGGAGCTTCAGAAAGACATGAGGAAGGCTGAGGAGGAGCTGGGTGAGCTGGAGGCCAAACTCAATGAAAACCTGCGCAGGAACATTGAAC GTATCAACAATGAGATTGACCAACTGATGAATCAGATGCAGCAGATCGAGACACAGCAGAGGAAGTTTAAGGCATCCAGAGACAGTATTCTGTCAGAAATGAAGATGCTGAAGGAGAAGAGGCAGCAGTCAGAGAAGACTTTCATGCCCAAG cAACGCAGCCTTCAGAGTTTGGAGGCCAGCCTCCATGCCATGGAGTCCACCAGAGAGTCGCTAAAGGCGGAGCTCGGTACAGATTTGCTGTCTCAGCTCAGCCTGGAAGATCAGAGGCGTGTCGACGACCTCAACGATGAGATTCGTCAGTTGCAGCAG GACAACAGACAGTTGCTGAATGAGAGAATCAAGCTTGAGGGCATCATGACCAGAGTAGAAACATATCTCAATGAGAACTTAAGGAAACGTCTTGACCAAGTGGAGCAG GAGCTAAACGAGCTGCGTGAGACGGAGGGAGGCACGGTGCTCACGGCCACAACCTCTGAGCTGGACGGCATCAACAAACGTGTTAAAGAGACTTTAGCTCGATCAGAAG ATCTGGATTCTCTGATTGACAAGACTGAGGCGGAGATCAAGGAGCACATAAAGAGCATGGAGCGATGGAAGAACATAGAGAAGGAGCAGAATGACGCCATCAACCATGACACAAAGGAGCTGGAGAAAATGACCAACAGACAGGGCATGCTGCTCAAGAAGAAAGAGGAGTGCATGAAGAAAATCAGAGAGCTCGGCTCGCTGCCTCAGGAGGCGTTTGAGAAATACCAGACCCTCACACTCAAACAG TTGTTCAGAAAACTGGAGCAGTGCAACACTGAGCTGAAGAAGTACAGCCATGTCAACAAAAAGGCTCTAGACCAGTTTGTCAACTTCTCCGAGCAGAAGGAAAAACTAATCAAGCGTCAGGATGAGCTGGACCGTGGCTACAAATCCATCATGGAGCTCATGAATGTCTTGGAGCTGCGCAAGTACGAGGCCATTCAGCTCACCTTCAAACAG GTGTCGAAGAACTTCAGTGAGGTTTTCCAGAAACTGGTGCCGGGTGGCAAAGCTACGCTGGTGATGAAGAAAGGTGATGCTGAAGGAAGCCAGTCTCAGGATGAAGGAGAGGGGGGTGCTGACAGCGAGAGGGGCTCCGGTTCACAGAGTAGCGTTCCCTCCGTGGACCAGTTCACTGGAGTCGGCATCAGG GTGTCCTTCACCGGGAAGCAGGGCGAGATGAGAGAGATGCAGCAGCTGTCTGGAGGTCAGAAGTCTCTGGTGGCTTTGGCTCTGATATTTGCCATCCAGAAGTGTGACCCTGCTCCTTTCTACCTGTTTGATGAGATCGACCAGGCCCTGGACGCACAGCACAGAAAGGCTGTCTCAG ATATGATTGTTGAGCTGGCTGGCCACGCCCAGTTCATCACCACCACCTTCAGACCTGAGCTGCTCGAATCTGCCGACAAGTTCTATGGTGTCAAATTCAGAAACAAG GTGAGTCACATCGACGTGATCACAGCGGAGCAGGCCAAAGACTTTGTGGAGGATGACACCACCCATGGTTAA
- the dusp5 gene encoding dual specificity protein phosphatase 5 — MKVSSIDCRRLRKIIRKEYGSCLIVDCRPYFSFTNSNIKGSVNVNLNSVVVRRSRGGPVPLQFVIPDERALFRLREGSISAIVALDDRTSHWQKLKKDSVAQIVINTLSHLASGANICFLKGGFENFHSQYPELCTEVKTIDQSGSETEKRVSNHSEKLSHHKPDYDQGKPVEILPFLYLGSAYHASRQDYLSDLHITALLNVSRRDLQPAKGHYDYKWIPVEDSHMADISSHFQEAIDFIDHVKQSGGKVLVHCEAGISRSPTICMAYIMRTQQLRLDAAFDIIKQRRAVISPNFSFMGQLLQFESEVLSNAPVHAATPEPATPCVSESASFFANDFATTFNTKNFEPSVFTLPTSCLQSPVHHQFKLSPITALP, encoded by the exons ATGAAGGTCTCTAGCATAGACTGCCGGCGTCTGAGGAAAATCATCAGGAAGGAGTATGGAAGCTGCCTTATTGTGGACTGTCGACCTTATTTTTCATTCACGAACTCTAATATCAAAGGCTCAGTCAATGTTAATCTTAACTCAGTGGTAGTCCGGAGATCCCGAGGAGGACCGGTGCCCCTGCAGTTTGTCATCCCGGATGAGAGAGCTCTGTTTAGGCTTCGGGAAGGGAGCATTTCGGCTATAGTAGCGCTGGATGACCGGACGTCCCACtggcaaaaactgaaaaaggacaGCGTAGCTCAAATAGTAATAAACACCCTGTCACATCTTGCGAGCGGGGCCAACATCTGTTTCTTGAAAG GAGGATTCGAGAATTTCCACTCTCAATACCCTGAACTTTGCACTGAGGTGAAAACCATTGACCAGAGCGGAAGTGAAACCGAGAAAAGAGTCAGCAACCACAGCGAGAAGCTTTCACACCACAAACCAGATTATGATCAG GGTAAACCAGTAGAGATCCTGCCTTTCCTCTACCTCGGTAGTGCCTACCATGCCTCCAGACAGGATTATCTCAGCGACCTTCACATCACAGCCTTGCTCAACGTGTCACGCAGGGACCTGCAGCCGGCCAAGGGCCACTATGACTACAAGTGGATCCCTGTGGAGGACAGCCACATGGCCGACATCAGCTCCCACTTCCAGGAGGCAATAGACTTTATAG ATCATGTGAAGCAATCAGGGGGGAAGGTCCTGGTACACTGCGAAGCAGGCATCTCTCGCTCACCTACCATCTGCATGGCCTACATCATGAGGACCCAGCAGCTGCGGCTTGATGCAGCCTTCGACATCATCAAGCAGCGCCGGGCAGTCATCTCACCAAACTTCAGTTTCATGGGTCAGCTGCTTCAGTTTGAGTCCGAGGTGCTGTCCAATGCACCGGTTCATGCTGCCACACCTGAACCGGCCACGCCCTGTGTCTCGGAGTCCGCTTCCTTTTTTGCCAATGACTTTGCCACTACCTTCAACACCAAAAACTTTGAGCCGTCTGTGTTCACCCTCCCTACCTCTTGCCTGCAGTCCCCAGTCCACCACCAGTTCAAACTGAGCCCAATAACTGCACTGCCTTAA